In the genome of Maribacter forsetii DSM 18668, the window ATCTCCCCAAAAATTTACAGGAAATGCCTTGTAGGTAGGATTGTTAAAGCTGTCTTTGAAATATGCGAACATTACAGGGTCTATAGTGCCATTGTTGTCAAAATCTTTTGCGACTACGGTTACTGGTCTTTCCGCCGAAGGTTGATAAAAATTATTTATACCTAAATTACCAACTACGAAATCAATATCACCATCATTATCTATGTCGGTTTTTATGATACTTTCCCACCAACCGGAAAGTTTTTCAATTCCTGTTTTATCTAATTTTTTGAAACTGGTAACGTTATTTTTAAAGATTGAGATAGGCATAAATTCACCAACTACAATTAAATCATCATTTCCGTCTAAATCAATATCTGCCCAAACAGCATCTGTAACCATTCCTATGTTTCTTAAATCAGGAGACATGCTATTGGTTACATCTTTTAATATGCCATTTTGGTTTTTTAATAAAAAGCTTTTTTCCGTATTCGGGTATTTTGAATAAGGAGTTCTTCCGCCAATGAACAAATCGATAAACCCATCTTTGTCAAAGTCTGAGATGGTAACAATAGAGCCGCTTGTATTAATTATAGGCATTTGATCAGTTGCAATATCAAAGTTTCCTTGACCATCATTAATTAATAACCTATGATTGTAGTATATACTTTCTAGATTAAATTCATTGCTACCAGAAACTAAGAACATGTCTAAATCACCATCGTTCTCTAAATCGAATAAAGCAATACTTTCTTCTTCATATTTCTTGTTTTCTTCATCATCAAATAAACTTTGTTGCGTGAATTTACCTTCTGTGTTTTGAAAAAATAATTGAGGTGAATTGCCTGACGAACTACCAATAATAAAATCTTCAATACCATCACCATTCATATCTCCCACGGCTGTTACTGGACCATTTTGGGTTAATTTATGTGGTATTGTTCGTTGAATATTATAGTCTACAATATCTTTTTCTTCATGTAAATATGATAACCCTATATCACTTGAAACCTCTTTGAAAATCGTTTTTTCTTTTTTGGCAACTAGTGGGAAACTTAATTTATCTGAAGCTGTTGAAACTGCATCTTCATAGTTTAGAATTATTCTTTGATTTGCTTTGACGTTAGATATTTTTTGAAACTTATTATTTGGCCATAGTATTTCAATGGATGTTATTTGTTTTTTGGAGCCGAGACCAAAATGCATGATGTCTTCAACGGTAGACATATAGCCCCTGTAGGTATGATGTTCCTTATATTGAAATGTATCATCATCAAACCTTAAAACAATTTTCGTACCTGTTTTTTGCGATTTTGAAGGGGAATCTTTAAGGTCTATACTTAGGTAATTATGTTGACCATCTTTTAGGTCAGTTTGGTTTTGAAAAATCAACGCTTCATCGTTAATGTTATTTACGATATAATCCAAATCACCATCATTATCTAAATCAGCAAATGCAGCACCATTGGAAAATGATGCTATTCCAATACCCCAATCTTCACTAACATCTGTAAACTGATTGTTGGTATTGTTTTTATATGCGTAATTAGGAATCTTTATTTTTGGGATAGAGTCTAAAATTTGAGCGGGACTTAAATATCTACTAACGTTAAATTTGAAATCGCCAAAATCTAAGTCCGTAATATCTCTTGGAAAACCATTTGTAATTAGTAAATCTTCATATCCATCATTGTCCATATCAGCAAATAGGGGAGACCAGCTCCAATCTGTTTTAGATACACCTGCCATTAATCCTATTTCGCTAAAAGGCACATTGTTTCCATTACCTTTTTGTAACATGTTTCTGGTATGTTGGTATTCATAGCCAAAACGGTCGTTTAAAATATATTCTGTGTATTTGTTTCCTGCTAATGTTGTTTTTAATCTTTCATTGGTTTCACCAAGCATATCTAAGGTGATAATATCCAAATAACCATCATTGTTATAATCGGAAATATCATTACCCATAGAAAACTTACTTTGGTGTTTAATATTCTCTTTTATCTTGTTAGTAAATGTTCCGTCTTGATTGTTAATGTAGAGAATATCATTTGACAGGTAATCATTACTAACATATATATCTGGCCAACCGTCATAGTTTAGGTCGGCTATAGAGAGTCCTAAACCATAACCTTCTATAGTTATACCTGCTTCTATCGTAACATCTGTAAATGTGCCGTCACCATTATTTTTATATAACTTATCATTACTCAGGGCAGAACCGTCGGTAATTTTTTTTCTAAAATTAGATGGTAATATATGTACATCCACATTGTTTAAAACATATAAATCTAAAAGACCATCTTTGTTATAGTCTATGAAAGATGCACCCATACTATTGCCAGATTCTTCAAGGCCATATTCTTTGGCCATATTTTTAAAGGATGGTACACCATTGTTATCTAAACCTTGATGTATAAATAGTAAATTTTTCTTTTCCTCTTCACTGTTTAGCATTGCTGAACAGACGTAAATATCTAGAAATCCGTCATTGTTTATATCTGCCAAGGCAACTCCTGTATTCCATTTATTTAGGGCTTCTATCTTAGATTCTTTAGAGACATCTTTAAATTTAAAATCACCCTGATTTAAATACAATTTATTGGCAACCTGATTCCCACTAAAAAGTATATCGGGCATATTGTCATTATTGAAATCACCAATGGCAACACCACCACCATTAAATATGTATTCACTGGTTAATATATTGAAACTGTCAGTTTCAACAATTTTATTGTTAAAATCAATTCCTGAATCTGAACTTGGTACAATTTCAAATAATGAATTGCTCTGTTTTTTACAATGAGTGGCATTAAGTAGAAACAGTACTAAAGTTATAGCTAGAATTGTTCTTACAGCCTTATGCTTAAAAGTAGTTGTTAGTTTAGAAGTATACAAAGTGAGATGAGTTAGTTGAATGTAAGAGTTGAAAAAAATGATAATTAATATAAAATTGGATAATTAAATCCAATCATTTTATCAAGTACCAAAATAATATTTTTGAATAGAATATCATAGCCACAAGGTTATTTACTTATAGCTTTTGTAGTAATACTTGTTTGTACTTTATAACGTTAATCAATATGGTAGCTCAAACATATTCTAATGATAATAAATGGAGGGTGAATTTCTGTCAATAGCATCAAATAAAAAAGCAGGACATGTTAATGTCCTGCTTTAAATAATTTTAAAAACTATTATTTAGTAACCAGGATTCTGCTCTAGAATACCACCACTTAAATCTATAGCGGTTAATGGGATAGGTAACATATCATGTTTGGCTTCAAAAGTATTTGCTTTAGTACCAAAGTTAGTTATTGTACGACTCTCGTTAACAATGTATTCATTGATTACCTCAACGCTGTTGCCCCATCTTCTTAAATCAAATAAACGATGGCCTTCCATACCCAATTCTAAACGACGTTCATGACGAACAGCTTTTCTTGCGAAAGCCTGATCGTCAAAACTTGTGTAAGGTTCAATTACATAGTTAGCAGCATCTGCATCGCCAGCTTCATTTTGAACATATTCCATATTTTTAGCTCTGTTACGTACTAAGTTTACCCAAGTAAGGGCAGATGCAAGATCGTTAGTTTCAACTGCAGCTTCTGCACCCATTAAAAGAACATCTGCAAAACGTATAATATGATAGTTTATACCAGAGTGTTGTTGCCCCCAAGCACCTGTGCCCTGATTGTCGCTATCACCACTTTGATAAACATTTTTAGCAGGTAAATAAGGTCCGGAAATATCTGAAAAGGTAGCACGTATCCAGGAATGACCGGGGAATGTACCATAACCATTATAATCAATACCTCTTCTACCAACAGTATAATCTAATCTTGGATCTAAAGGACCAGTGTGTGGTGTAAATGCATCTTCATCTTCAATTCCATAATCGTTGGTTACATCATTATTAGCTTCATTAAATGTGTCTAACAATGGAAGTCCGTCTACATCTGTTTGAAAAGCATTTACCAAATCTTGTGAAGGTTGGTAAAAACCACAACAAGAACCAAAAGGACCGGGATTAGGGAAGTTTAATACGCCACCAATATTACCATTTAAAGACTGGCCACTATCTGCGGTAAACTGTATTGAAAAAACTGCTTCAGAACTGTTTTCACCTTCACTTTCAAAATTTGCAAGAAATTCTGAATTTAAGCTATACGGACCATTGTTTATAACATCTTCCAATAAATCAAAAGCAGCAGTCCATTCATTTTGTTGTAAGTAAACTTTTCCTAAATACGCTTTTGCGGTCCAAGAAGATGGTTTTCCAGGTAGACCTTGTGAATCAGGTAGATTATCTACCGCAAATTGAAAGTCAGCTTCTATCTCGTCCCAAATTGGTCCTGAATTTGTTTGGTTGAATTCAGTATTAGCATAATCATCTTCAGAGATATATGGTACGTTTCCATAGATTCTTTGCAATTCAAAATTGAAATGACCTCTTAAAAAACGAGCTTCAGCTAATTGGGCATTTAAATCAGCACCTTCTATAGTAGCGATTAAAGCGATAACTGCATTTGCGCGGTTCACACCTGCAAATATGGATGACCACTTCCCTAATACATAAGGGTTTGCAGTTGTCCAGTTATATACTTCCATTTCAAAAAGATCAGCTTGATCACCATCGGTACTACCTTTGTGGGCATCATCTGCAATAACATCGAACCACCAATTGTCTCCGCTTGCAGCAAAGCCATTGCCAGATAAGTTATTTCGAATACCGTCAAGAGTGGAGTAGGCACCGATTAGTAAAAGTTCTACACCATCTTCGTTTTGAACTTCTTCGTCACTTAAAGAGCCAATAGCAGGCAATTCTGTAAAATCATCGCTACAAGCACTTATAGCAACAAATAATGTGAGTAAATAAATTATATTCTTTTTCATTTTTTTACAATTTTAAATTAAATCCAAGTGTAAGAATTCTAGATTGAGGAACAACCTGGTTATCTACACCTAATGTTAAGTTATTACCGGTAACTGATGAAATGATCTCAGGGTCAAAGCCATCGTAACCAGTTAAGGTAAGTAGATTTGTTCCTTGAATATATACCCTTAATAAATCAAGACCTATTTTTTCGGTAATTTTATCAGGGAAAGCATAACCTAATTGAACATTTTTTAAACGTAAGTAAGAACCGTCTTCAACAAAGTATGAATTTGGTTGTGTTTCACTATTTTGAATAGAATTACTTAATGCTGGTAATGTAGCATTCGTATTTGTTGGTGTCCAAGAATCTAAAACTCTTACACTTCTATTACCATCAACGAAAGTTGGGAAATCAGTAAATATTTTAGTGTAATTGTAAATGTCATTTCCTTGAGAACCTTGTAAGAACAATGACAAGTCAAAAGCTTTGTACCCTAAGTTAAAGTTGAATCCATAAGTGAAATCTGGGTGAGGAGAACCAATAAAAGTTCTGTCGTCATCGTCAATTACCGTGTCACCGTTTACATCTCTATATTCAAATCTGCCTTCATCAGTAAAACCGATTACTTCTCTACCAAAGAAAGAAGAAATAGGCTGACCAACTTGTGTTCTTGATACAGCACCACCACGGAAGCTATCATCTCCTACTTGGAATTCACTTATTAAATCTGTTACTTCATTCTTATAATGAGAAAGGTTTACATCAAAGCCATATTTCCAACCAGAAGCAAACTCATCTTTATATCCAAGACTAATGTCAAAACCGGTATTTTTTACATTACCAACGTTAACATAAGGTGCGGATGCATCAATTGCTGTAGTACTAATCAAACCATTATTTTGTGTAATTAAATCTTTGGTTTTAATTGTAAACCATTCAAAATCAAAATTTAATTTATTGTCAAAAAATCCTAATTCTACTCCTGCGTTTATAGCTTCACTAGTTTCCCATTTTAGGTCTGGGTTACCTACTGAGGTTAGTACAACTCCATAAGCAATAGAACTACCATTTAATGCATAATTTGCCGTACTCTCACTTAATCCAGATAAATTTAAAGTTGGATTGTTTACAGGTAAGGATTGGTTTCCTAGCTGTCCCCATGAACCTTTTAATTTAAACCAGCTTAAAGCAGAATCAGAGGAAACAAAATCTTCCTTGCTTACAACCCAACCAGCACTTAAAGAAGGGAATACATCGCTTTTGTTGTCTCCAAGAAAGCGTGAAGAGGTATCTCTTCTTAATGTTCCCGTTAAAAAATATTTGTCTGCTATGGAATAAGTCGCTGTACCAAAAACTGAAAATAGTGAGTTAGCAGTATCAAAGGCATTATCGACGTTTGGTGTTCCCGTACCATTATTTAATAAGTAGAAGTCAGGACTCTCTACAATATAACCTGTTCTACTAATTTGTTTACCTTTAATTCCGTCTTTAACAGATTCTACTCCTATTAATGCGTCAATCTTACTATTTTCAAAGGTTTTTTTATAACCTAAGGTATTTGTAAAGGTCCAAGAGTATCCATCTTGATTTAATTCTGTAAGCTGATTAGTTCCTAAAGGTTCGCTATGCTCAGGGTCCAATGCTTGAAAACTACGAGTGTTAAAAGAATTAATAGTTCCACCAAAATTTGTTTTAAAGGTTAAGCCTTCAAAAATTTCTGCTGATGCATATATATCTCCTAAGATTCTAATTGTTTTGTTAAAATTATCGCTTTGTCTATTTAATTGAGCTAATGGACTTCTTGAATTACCTGTACCTTGTGCTCCTGTACCTGCAAAATTGCCATCGTCATCGTATAAAGGTATTAATGGACTGCTTCTTACTGCTTCCTCATATTGAGCACCACTTCCTCCTTTGGAGTTACTGTAGGCAGTACTGAAATGTTGACCTATACGTATTTTGTCCCCAATTTTAAATTCTGAATTTAAGCGAATCTGACCAATTTTGTATTCTGTTTCTAAAAGATTACCAGGATTGTTTAAATAATTCGCAGATAAATTATATTTACTATTTTCTTCACCATTTGCAACAGAAAAAGCAACACTTTGAATAATTGCAGTTCTTGTAATAGCATCTATCCAATCTGTTCCATTTGGATTTACGGTAGCCGAGGCATCACCTCTTACGATAGGATCATAAGAAACTACTCTAGTGTAACCATTTAATGATGAAGGGACAACTGCAGATGAACCACTACCATATTGTGGATGATTGAATGCGGTACCATCATTGGCAGCACTTTGAAATAAGACATCCCCTAATTGCTGAGCGTTTAGAAGTTCAGGAACATTTGCTACAGTAGAAAAACCGGTATAAGTATCTATAGATACAATTGGTTTGTCCATATTATAACCACCACCTTTAGTTGTGATAATTACTACCCCGTTAGATGCTCTTGCACCATATATAGCAGCTGCACCATCTTTTAAAACGTTCATTTGATCAATGTCGTTCGGGTTAATACTGTTTAATACAAATGGGTCATCTGTTTGTAGACCATCAATAATAAACAATGGGTTGGTATTATTACTAGTACCAAAACCACGAATATTAATTTTTGGTGGGCTACCAGGGGTAGCATTTTGTACTACAGTTACACCACTTACACGACCTTGTAATGCAGAAGCAGCATTTACAACAGGTGCTTTTGTTGCTTCAGAAACATCTACGGATGCTACGGAACCGGTGACATCACCTCTAGTTTGAGTTGAATAACCTAATACAATAACTTCATCAAGAGCCGCAGCATCTTCAGCTAAAGTTGCATTCACAGTTGATTGACCGTTCACGGCAATCTCTGTACTTTTAAATCCTATATAGCTA includes:
- a CDS encoding SusC/RagA family TonB-linked outer membrane protein, with the protein product MSQKRDYTLMKSSKRSSFIKYGVLSMLVCLGTQLVQANENTSTSNEVEVKTLQSTITGTVLDDTGQPLPGANVVEKGTTNGTQTDFDGNYSLNVSDGATLVFSYIGFKSTEIAVNGQSTVNATLAEDAAALDEVIVLGYSTQTRGDVTGSVASVDVSEATKAPVVNAASALQGRVSGVTVVQNATPGSPPKINIRGFGTSNNTNPLFIIDGLQTDDPFVLNSINPNDIDQMNVLKDGAAAIYGARASNGVVIITTKGGGYNMDKPIVSIDTYTGFSTVANVPELLNAQQLGDVLFQSAANDGTAFNHPQYGSGSSAVVPSSLNGYTRVVSYDPIVRGDASATVNPNGTDWIDAITRTAIIQSVAFSVANGEENSKYNLSANYLNNPGNLLETEYKIGQIRLNSEFKIGDKIRIGQHFSTAYSNSKGGSGAQYEEAVRSSPLIPLYDDDGNFAGTGAQGTGNSRSPLAQLNRQSDNFNKTIRILGDIYASAEIFEGLTFKTNFGGTINSFNTRSFQALDPEHSEPLGTNQLTELNQDGYSWTFTNTLGYKKTFENSKIDALIGVESVKDGIKGKQISRTGYIVESPDFYLLNNGTGTPNVDNAFDTANSLFSVFGTATYSIADKYFLTGTLRRDTSSRFLGDNKSDVFPSLSAGWVVSKEDFVSSDSALSWFKLKGSWGQLGNQSLPVNNPTLNLSGLSESTANYALNGSSIAYGVVLTSVGNPDLKWETSEAINAGVELGFFDNKLNFDFEWFTIKTKDLITQNNGLISTTAIDASAPYVNVGNVKNTGFDISLGYKDEFASGWKYGFDVNLSHYKNEVTDLISEFQVGDDSFRGGAVSRTQVGQPISSFFGREVIGFTDEGRFEYRDVNGDTVIDDDDRTFIGSPHPDFTYGFNFNLGYKAFDLSLFLQGSQGNDIYNYTKIFTDFPTFVDGNRSVRVLDSWTPTNTNATLPALSNSIQNSETQPNSYFVEDGSYLRLKNVQLGYAFPDKITEKIGLDLLRVYIQGTNLLTLTGYDGFDPEIISSVTGNNLTLGVDNQVVPQSRILTLGFNLKL
- a CDS encoding VCBS repeat-containing protein — protein: MYTSKLTTTFKHKAVRTILAITLVLFLLNATHCKKQSNSLFEIVPSSDSGIDFNNKIVETDSFNILTSEYIFNGGGVAIGDFNNDNMPDILFSGNQVANKLYLNQGDFKFKDVSKESKIEALNKWNTGVALADINNDGFLDIYVCSAMLNSEEEKKNLLFIHQGLDNNGVPSFKNMAKEYGLEESGNSMGASFIDYNKDGLLDLYVLNNVDVHILPSNFRKKITDGSALSNDKLYKNNGDGTFTDVTIEAGITIEGYGLGLSIADLNYDGWPDIYVSNDYLSNDILYINNQDGTFTNKIKENIKHQSKFSMGNDISDYNNDGYLDIITLDMLGETNERLKTTLAGNKYTEYILNDRFGYEYQHTRNMLQKGNGNNVPFSEIGLMAGVSKTDWSWSPLFADMDNDGYEDLLITNGFPRDITDLDFGDFKFNVSRYLSPAQILDSIPKIKIPNYAYKNNTNNQFTDVSEDWGIGIASFSNGAAFADLDNDGDLDYIVNNINDEALIFQNQTDLKDGQHNYLSIDLKDSPSKSQKTGTKIVLRFDDDTFQYKEHHTYRGYMSTVEDIMHFGLGSKKQITSIEILWPNNKFQKISNVKANQRIILNYEDAVSTASDKLSFPLVAKKEKTIFKEVSSDIGLSYLHEEKDIVDYNIQRTIPHKLTQNGPVTAVGDMNGDGIEDFIIGSSSGNSPQLFFQNTEGKFTQQSLFDDEENKKYEEESIALFDLENDGDLDMFLVSGSNEFNLESIYYNHRLLINDGQGNFDIATDQMPIINTSGSIVTISDFDKDGFIDLFIGGRTPYSKYPNTEKSFLLKNQNGILKDVTNSMSPDLRNIGMVTDAVWADIDLDGNDDLIVVGEFMPISIFKNNVTSFKKLDKTGIEKLSGWWESIIKTDIDNDGDIDFVVGNLGINNFYQPSAERPVTVVAKDFDNNGTIDPVMFAYFKDSFNNPTYKAFPVNFWGDLNGQSPIFRAKYNTFKAYSKATIATLFTDEELEGSTKLIGNYDNSIIIENNGDGTFKYSPLPIEAQVAPINGITSLDYNNDGYQDLLLVGNNFGNEVFIGRNDAFNGLLLQNDGNGKFKSIETSKSGFLVPGDSKSIATVKSNKENYPYYIVTQNRDSVRVFQKN
- a CDS encoding RagB/SusD family nutrient uptake outer membrane protein, with translation MKKNIIYLLTLFVAISACSDDFTELPAIGSLSDEEVQNEDGVELLLIGAYSTLDGIRNNLSGNGFAASGDNWWFDVIADDAHKGSTDGDQADLFEMEVYNWTTANPYVLGKWSSIFAGVNRANAVIALIATIEGADLNAQLAEARFLRGHFNFELQRIYGNVPYISEDDYANTEFNQTNSGPIWDEIEADFQFAVDNLPDSQGLPGKPSSWTAKAYLGKVYLQQNEWTAAFDLLEDVINNGPYSLNSEFLANFESEGENSSEAVFSIQFTADSGQSLNGNIGGVLNFPNPGPFGSCCGFYQPSQDLVNAFQTDVDGLPLLDTFNEANNDVTNDYGIEDEDAFTPHTGPLDPRLDYTVGRRGIDYNGYGTFPGHSWIRATFSDISGPYLPAKNVYQSGDSDNQGTGAWGQQHSGINYHIIRFADVLLMGAEAAVETNDLASALTWVNLVRNRAKNMEYVQNEAGDADAANYVIEPYTSFDDQAFARKAVRHERRLELGMEGHRLFDLRRWGNSVEVINEYIVNESRTITNFGTKANTFEAKHDMLPIPLTAIDLSGGILEQNPGY